One stretch of Acidobacteriota bacterium DNA includes these proteins:
- a CDS encoding PQQ-dependent sugar dehydrogenase, with product MILVCVYLFFAIEACATNKSPVSTQAANRQSNNNQSSDTQADKTEAEETIDSKPLKLAPRKIALGGGKFLSLNVPQGFEITMAADGLKRPRFFAKSPDNRIFLTTMWTRADNSKGAVYILEGFDEKTGRFSRLTPYLENLRNPNSIAFYTDTSGKSWFYIALTDKLIRYRYIEGADAPSSESQVLATFPDYGLNYKYGGWHLTRTLAFDDKGKLFVAVGSSCNACEESEEIRASILEMDADGKNQHIIVRGLRNAVGLKFSKGQLFATNMGQDKLGDDRPEDNFYLIEPNKNYGWPYCYEYKGTRISDPVFAKSAKRVDCREVPLAFVGFPAHSSPLGLEYFPSSKSTDGRLKDSFLVALHGSSKRLLNRGYRLARVRKGSPPQDFLTGFLQGTKVLGRPADVFRLSDNAFLFSDDFNGRVFYVYQKVKEKPAGQK from the coding sequence ATGATTCTGGTATGCGTCTATTTGTTCTTCGCTATTGAAGCCTGTGCGACCAACAAATCGCCGGTGTCAACTCAGGCAGCGAATCGTCAATCAAATAATAATCAAAGCAGTGACACACAAGCGGACAAAACCGAGGCTGAGGAGACCATCGATTCCAAGCCATTGAAACTCGCGCCGCGCAAAATTGCTTTGGGTGGCGGGAAATTTTTATCGCTCAATGTCCCTCAAGGTTTTGAAATTACGATGGCTGCCGATGGGTTGAAACGTCCGCGATTTTTTGCCAAAAGCCCTGATAATCGCATCTTTTTAACCACCATGTGGACACGCGCCGACAATTCCAAAGGCGCGGTTTATATTCTCGAAGGATTCGACGAAAAGACCGGGCGATTCAGCAGACTGACTCCCTACCTTGAAAATTTACGCAATCCCAACAGCATTGCCTTTTATACCGATACCTCCGGCAAATCCTGGTTTTATATTGCACTGACCGACAAATTGATTCGCTATCGCTATATCGAGGGAGCCGATGCGCCATCGAGTGAATCGCAGGTGCTGGCAACTTTTCCCGATTATGGATTGAATTATAAATATGGTGGCTGGCATCTGACGCGCACGCTTGCCTTTGATGATAAAGGTAAATTGTTTGTTGCGGTCGGCAGCAGTTGCAATGCCTGCGAAGAGAGCGAAGAGATTCGCGCGTCGATTCTTGAGATGGATGCCGACGGGAAGAATCAACATATTATCGTTCGCGGACTCAGAAATGCCGTGGGCTTGAAATTTAGTAAAGGGCAGCTTTTTGCAACCAATATGGGACAGGATAAACTTGGTGATGATCGCCCCGAAGATAATTTTTATCTCATTGAACCGAATAAAAATTATGGCTGGCCCTATTGTTATGAGTATAAGGGAACTCGCATTTCAGACCCGGTGTTTGCGAAATCCGCAAAGCGGGTTGATTGCCGCGAGGTGCCGTTAGCCTTTGTTGGCTTTCCGGCGCATAGTTCGCCGCTCGGACTCGAATATTTTCCGTCATCCAAAAGCACCGATGGTCGATTGAAAGATTCATTCCTGGTGGCGCTTCACGGCTCATCCAAACGTCTGTTAAATCGCGGCTATCGTTTGGCGCGGGTGCGAAAAGGTTCGCCGCCGCAGGATTTCCTTACCGGCTTCTTACAGGGCACAAAGGTTCTGGGAAGACCGGCTGATGTCTTTCGCCTGAGCGATAACGCCTTTTTATTTTCGGATGATTTTAACGGGCGGGTGTTTTATGTTTATCAAAAAGTAAAAGAAAAGCCTGCGGGGCAGAAATAA
- a CDS encoding heme NO-binding domain-containing protein, whose protein sequence is MMKGIVFTEFIEMVESQYSPLIADKIITASELKSGGAYTAVGTYDYQEMLQLVNELSKASGVAVADLLRRFGERLFHTFVRNYSQYLNGAHSTFEFLRQVDHHIHAEVRKVYPDVELPQLECELKDNRLEIVYKSIRAMADLAEGLINACIQYFHEDIQVIKKDLSGGIGVKVKFILIKRR, encoded by the coding sequence ATGATGAAAGGCATCGTGTTCACTGAATTCATTGAAATGGTCGAAAGTCAATATTCGCCGTTGATCGCCGATAAAATTATCACTGCAAGCGAATTGAAATCCGGCGGCGCTTACACGGCGGTTGGGACTTATGACTACCAGGAAATGCTGCAACTGGTAAATGAATTAAGTAAAGCAAGCGGAGTCGCGGTTGCCGATTTACTGCGACGATTCGGTGAACGCCTTTTTCATACTTTCGTCCGCAATTATTCACAATATCTGAACGGCGCGCATTCAACATTTGAATTTCTCCGTCAGGTTGACCATCACATCCACGCGGAGGTTCGCAAAGTTTATCCCGATGTCGAACTTCCCCAATTGGAATGTGAATTAAAAGATAACCGGTTGGAGATAGTTTATAAATCGATTCGTGCGATGGCGGATTTAGCCGAAGGGTTAATCAATGCCTGCATTCAATATTTCCACGAAGATATTCAAGTAATTAAAAAGGATTTATCCGGCGGCATCGGCGTCAAGGTTAAATTCATTTTAATCAAACGCAGGTAA
- a CDS encoding response regulator — protein sequence MTINEELELLKRRLERERLARKEAESVLENKSFQLYKANHELKQWAENLEELVLKRTNELAEARDHAIEANRIKGRFLANMSHEIRTPMNAVIGMTSLLFDTDLTSEQKDYVETIRNSSENLLNIINTILDFSKVESGNLELEKQPFDLYTCVEEAIDIFRAQASEKDLELHYLIDKNVPQTIIGDITRVRQILVNLIGNALKFTDEGEVLVHLKAHHKSRPQFQNFDPLNEQSKVYELIFTVKDSGIGIPKDRMHRLFQSFSQVDSSTTRNYGGTGLGLAISKQLSEMMSGNIWVESTPGKGSIFYFSLLVEASEILMNQPAAETLTELVGKKILIIDDNLTNLKILSQQTNSWGMKPVAVESPEQAMHAIQSGIDFDVVILDMSMPQMNGLDLAMQIRTLKPKEKLPLIMLSSIGRRTTKDLHPGHLELAATLSKPVKPSILYQEICEAIGRKIANQPKPLPQPETQMVNQFPLRILLAEDNQINQKVVTQMLGKLGYRPDIVSNGLEAVDAVLRQKYDLVLMDVQMPEMDGLEASKQIIKFVPVANRPKVVAVTANAMRGDKEKCLAAGMDYYISKPITMDALVSTIKEIGTVIQNSQQLNALNPPSRYEANESAPEIEDSSVNHFEVIEISTIENSIRCPIDQESLKELWNLGGEESQELFEEIIQLFLEDTPQRITSGRDALAAGDLISLSKIAHSLKGSSAYIGAKVMSKHCQLLEDDCKNNNLKTAEARFKKVVIEFQSVSHYLNNHSQKLISV from the coding sequence ATGACCATTAACGAGGAATTAGAGTTACTGAAAAGACGCCTGGAACGAGAGCGACTGGCGAGAAAAGAGGCCGAATCGGTTCTCGAAAATAAGTCATTTCAACTGTATAAGGCTAATCATGAGCTTAAACAATGGGCTGAAAACCTCGAAGAGTTGGTTTTAAAACGAACCAATGAACTGGCTGAAGCCCGCGACCATGCCATTGAAGCCAACCGCATCAAAGGGCGATTTCTCGCCAATATGAGTCATGAAATTCGCACCCCGATGAATGCCGTAATCGGCATGACCAGTCTGTTATTTGATACCGATTTAACTTCCGAGCAAAAAGATTATGTCGAAACCATTCGCAATAGCAGTGAAAACCTTTTAAATATCATCAACACCATACTGGATTTCTCAAAAGTGGAATCCGGCAATCTGGAATTGGAAAAACAGCCCTTCGATCTCTACACCTGCGTTGAGGAAGCGATTGATATTTTCCGTGCCCAGGCGAGCGAGAAAGACCTGGAATTGCACTATCTGATTGATAAAAATGTCCCCCAAACCATCATTGGCGATATTACCCGGGTTCGCCAAATTCTCGTCAATTTAATTGGCAATGCATTGAAATTTACCGATGAAGGCGAAGTTCTGGTTCACCTGAAAGCCCATCACAAGTCACGCCCGCAATTTCAGAATTTCGATCCATTAAATGAACAATCCAAAGTTTATGAATTGATTTTTACGGTCAAAGATTCAGGAATTGGTATTCCGAAAGACCGGATGCATCGTCTCTTTCAATCTTTCTCACAGGTCGATTCTTCGACAACCCGCAATTACGGCGGAACCGGATTGGGACTGGCAATCAGCAAACAACTGAGTGAAATGATGAGCGGTAATATCTGGGTTGAAAGTACACCCGGAAAGGGTTCGATATTTTATTTTTCACTTCTTGTCGAAGCGAGCGAAATCCTGATGAACCAACCGGCGGCTGAAACCCTGACGGAATTAGTTGGTAAAAAAATATTGATTATCGATGACAATCTCACCAATTTAAAAATCCTTTCTCAGCAAACCAACTCTTGGGGAATGAAACCGGTTGCGGTTGAATCGCCGGAACAGGCAATGCACGCGATTCAAAGTGGCATTGATTTTGATGTCGTTATACTTGATATGTCGATGCCGCAAATGAATGGGCTGGATTTAGCCATGCAAATTCGCACTCTAAAACCAAAAGAAAAATTGCCTTTAATCATGCTCTCATCCATCGGTCGGCGGACGACCAAAGATTTACATCCGGGGCATCTGGAATTGGCTGCCACTTTGTCAAAACCGGTCAAACCTTCGATTCTTTATCAAGAAATTTGTGAAGCGATTGGCAGAAAAATCGCCAATCAACCCAAGCCGCTCCCGCAACCGGAAACTCAAATGGTAAATCAATTTCCTTTGAGAATTCTGCTGGCAGAGGATAATCAGATCAATCAAAAAGTGGTTACCCAAATGCTCGGTAAATTAGGTTACCGACCTGACATCGTGAGCAACGGGTTGGAAGCTGTCGATGCCGTATTGCGGCAAAAATATGATTTGGTGTTAATGGATGTTCAAATGCCGGAAATGGATGGGCTGGAGGCATCCAAACAAATTATCAAATTCGTACCGGTTGCCAACCGTCCAAAGGTGGTTGCCGTAACCGCCAATGCCATGCGTGGGGATAAGGAGAAATGTCTGGCTGCCGGAATGGATTATTACATCAGTAAACCGATAACGATGGATGCGCTGGTCTCGACAATTAAGGAAATCGGAACGGTTATTCAAAATAGCCAACAGTTAAACGCGCTCAATCCACCATCCCGATATGAAGCAAATGAATCCGCACCCGAAATCGAAGATAGCTCCGTCAATCATTTTGAAGTCATCGAAATATCGACTATTGAAAATAGCATTCGCTGCCCGATTGATCAGGAAAGCTTAAAAGAGTTGTGGAATCTTGGTGGAGAGGAAAGCCAGGAATTATTTGAAGAGATTATCCAGCTTTTCCTTGAAGATACGCCCCAACGAATCACCAGTGGACGAGACGCTCTGGCAGCAGGGGATTTAATTTCGCTCTCAAAAATTGCTCATAGTTTAAAAGGTAGCAGCGCCTATATCGGAGCGAAAGTCATGTCAAAACACTGTCAACTGCTTGAAGACGATTGCAAAAATAATAATTTAAAAACTGCCGAAGCGCGTTTCAAAAAGGTGGTCATTGAATTCCAATCGGTCTCCCATTATTTAAATAACCATAGCCAAAAATTAATTTCGGTTTAA